A region from the Variovorax sp. RKNM96 genome encodes:
- a CDS encoding RNA-binding protein: MGNKLYVGNLPYSVRDGDLEQAFGQFGAVTSAKVMMERDTGRSKGFGFVEMGSDAEAQAAINGMNGQPLGGRSVVVNEARPMEARPPRSGGGGYGGGGGGYGGGGGGGYGGGGGGGYGGGGDRSGGGGGRSGGGGYGGGGGRSGGGGGGGDGGFRSPYGAGPRGGGGGGRSGGGGGYGGGGNSGY, encoded by the coding sequence ATGGGCAACAAACTGTACGTCGGCAACCTGCCTTATTCGGTGCGCGACGGTGATCTCGAACAGGCATTCGGGCAGTTCGGCGCAGTGACCAGCGCCAAGGTCATGATGGAACGCGACACAGGTCGCTCGAAGGGCTTCGGCTTCGTCGAGATGGGCAGTGACGCCGAAGCGCAAGCTGCCATCAACGGCATGAACGGCCAACCCCTGGGCGGCCGCAGCGTCGTCGTCAACGAAGCACGTCCCATGGAAGCACGTCCCCCGCGCAGCGGTGGTGGCGGCTACGGCGGCGGCGGTGGTGGTTATGGCGGCGGTGGTGGCGGTGGCTACGGCGGCGGTGGTGGTGGCGGCTACGGTGGTGGTGGCGATCGCAGCGGTGGCGGCGGTGGCCGTTCCGGTGGTGGCGGCTACGGCGGCGGCGGTGGTCGCTCCGGTGGCGGCGGCGGTGGTGGCGATGGCGGTTTCCGCAGCCCCTACGGCGCAGGCCCCCGTGGCGGTGGCGGCGGTGGTCGCTCCGGCGGTGGCGGCGGCTACGGCGGCGGTGGCAACAGCGGCTACTGA
- a CDS encoding SDR family oxidoreductase yields the protein MTTTSPLVFITGASSGIGQALASSFYDAGYRLALVARRTGEIEAWATGRQLDASSYQIYSADVAQTDSIVAAGTACIERQGLPDVVIANAGISVGIDTAEREDIDVMARTFATNNVGLMATFHPFVASMRQRGSGRLVGIASVAAIRGLPGHGAYCASKAGVVAYCESLRGELYKSGVEVVTLCPGYIDTPLTQGNRYGMPFLMKAEDFADQALRAIEAGTSYRVIPWQMGVIAKIMRMLPNALLDRSVQGRERKKRSGES from the coding sequence ATGACCACCACGTCCCCGCTCGTCTTCATCACCGGCGCGTCGAGCGGCATCGGCCAAGCCCTTGCCTCGAGCTTCTACGACGCGGGCTATCGGCTGGCGCTGGTGGCCCGGCGCACCGGAGAGATCGAAGCCTGGGCAACGGGGCGTCAACTGGATGCGAGTAGCTACCAGATCTACAGCGCCGATGTGGCGCAGACGGACAGCATCGTGGCGGCCGGCACCGCCTGCATCGAACGCCAGGGCCTGCCCGACGTGGTGATCGCCAACGCCGGCATCAGCGTCGGCATCGACACGGCCGAGCGCGAGGACATCGACGTGATGGCGCGCACCTTCGCCACCAACAACGTGGGCCTGATGGCCACCTTTCATCCGTTCGTCGCGTCGATGCGGCAGCGCGGCAGTGGGCGGCTGGTCGGCATCGCAAGCGTCGCGGCCATCCGCGGATTGCCGGGGCATGGGGCCTATTGCGCCAGCAAGGCGGGGGTGGTCGCCTATTGCGAGAGCCTGCGCGGCGAGCTGTACAAGAGCGGCGTCGAGGTTGTCACGCTCTGCCCGGGGTATATCGACACGCCGCTCACCCAGGGCAACCGCTACGGCATGCCCTTTCTCATGAAGGCCGAGGACTTTGCCGACCAGGCGCTGCGGGCCATCGAGGCCGGCACCAGCTACCGCGTGATTCCCTGGCAGATGGGCGTGATCGCCAAGATCATGCGCATGCTGCCGAACGCACTGCTCGACCGCTCCGTGCAGGGCCGTGAGCGCAAGAAGCGCAGCGGCGAAAGCTGA
- the lptC gene encoding LPS export ABC transporter periplasmic protein LptC, whose product MNNLKSAWGRVRDVLDRATIYLPIILTAAVALGTYWLVRNAPKLLEPTAKAAPTHEPDYFMRDFVIKNFLPNGDLRSELHGKEGRHYPDTDTVEVDDVNMRSVSPQGYTTRSTANRGISNSDGSEIQLFGNAVVIRDPSVGANGKPTPRLEFRGEFLHAFLDTERVTSNKPVTLIRGTDQFTADNLDYDNLSGVANLTGRVRGLLVPSAASAAGGGKKPR is encoded by the coding sequence ATGAACAACCTGAAAAGCGCATGGGGCCGGGTGCGCGACGTGCTCGACCGCGCAACGATCTACCTGCCGATCATCCTGACGGCGGCCGTGGCGCTCGGCACCTACTGGCTGGTGCGCAACGCGCCCAAGCTGCTGGAGCCCACCGCCAAGGCGGCGCCCACGCACGAGCCCGACTACTTCATGCGCGACTTCGTGATCAAGAACTTCCTGCCCAACGGCGACCTGCGCAGCGAACTGCACGGCAAGGAAGGCCGGCACTACCCGGACACCGACACCGTCGAGGTCGACGATGTGAACATGCGTTCCGTCTCGCCGCAGGGCTACACGACGCGCTCGACGGCCAATCGAGGGATCTCGAATTCGGACGGCAGCGAGATCCAGCTGTTCGGCAACGCGGTCGTCATTCGGGATCCTTCAGTGGGCGCGAACGGCAAGCCGACGCCGCGCCTGGAGTTCCGTGGCGAATTCCTGCATGCATTCCTCGACACCGAGCGGGTGACCTCGAACAAGCCGGTCACGCTGATCCGCGGCACCGACCAGTTCACCGCCGACAACCTCGACTACGACAACCTGAGCGGCGTGGCCAACCTGACCGGCCGGGTGCGCGGGTTGCTGGTGCCGTCGGCGGCATCGGCCGCGGGCGGCGGCAAGAAGCCGCGCTGA
- a CDS encoding TMEM165/GDT1 family protein produces MEAFLVATGVVALAEMGDKTQLLALLLAARFRKPWPIVLGIFAATIVNHALAGAVGNYITRWLGPEVLRWILGGSFIAMAVWMLIPDKLDDDDAPGASQFGVFGTTLIAFFLAEMGDKTQIATVMLAARFTQDYFWVVTGTTLGMMLANAPVVWLGDKIVRRVPIKLVHGISAAIFLVLGIVMIVGW; encoded by the coding sequence ATGGAAGCTTTTCTCGTAGCAACGGGCGTTGTCGCGCTCGCGGAAATGGGCGACAAGACCCAACTCCTGGCCCTTCTTCTCGCCGCGCGGTTCAGGAAACCCTGGCCCATCGTCCTCGGCATCTTCGCCGCCACCATCGTCAACCATGCCCTGGCGGGCGCCGTCGGCAACTACATCACGCGCTGGCTCGGCCCCGAGGTGCTGCGCTGGATTCTTGGCGGCTCGTTCATCGCGATGGCCGTCTGGATGTTGATTCCCGACAAGCTCGACGACGACGATGCCCCCGGCGCCTCGCAGTTCGGCGTCTTCGGCACCACGCTGATCGCGTTCTTCCTGGCCGAGATGGGCGACAAGACCCAGATCGCCACCGTCATGCTCGCCGCCCGCTTCACGCAGGACTATTTCTGGGTCGTCACTGGCACCACGCTCGGGATGATGCTGGCCAACGCGCCGGTGGTGTGGCTGGGCGACAAGATCGTGCGGCGCGTGCCGATCAAGCTCGTGCACGGCATCTCGGCGGCGATCTTCCTGGTGCTGGGCATCGTGATGATCGTCGGCTGGTAA
- a CDS encoding HAD hydrolase family protein, with protein sequence MPLAFQAETLLAAQDVRIVFFDIDGVLTDGGVYFTEHGETLKRFSILDGYGLKLLKLAGIVPAVITGRDSKPLRVRLEALGIEHVRYGTEDKLPAAEAMLEQLGFTWAQAAAIGDDWPDLPVLTRVGFAAAPANAHIEVRGIARYVTQARGGEGAAREFCDLLLTACGQYRHLLDAARGPNP encoded by the coding sequence ATGCCGCTCGCGTTCCAGGCCGAAACATTGCTCGCCGCGCAGGATGTCCGCATCGTCTTCTTCGACATCGACGGCGTGCTGACCGACGGCGGCGTCTATTTCACCGAACACGGCGAAACCCTCAAGCGATTCAGCATCCTGGACGGCTACGGCCTCAAGCTGCTGAAGCTGGCGGGCATCGTGCCGGCCGTGATCACGGGGCGCGATTCCAAGCCCCTGCGCGTGCGGCTCGAGGCGCTCGGCATCGAACACGTGCGCTACGGTACCGAAGACAAATTGCCCGCGGCCGAAGCCATGCTCGAACAACTCGGCTTCACCTGGGCGCAGGCCGCAGCCATCGGCGACGACTGGCCCGACCTGCCTGTGCTCACCCGTGTCGGCTTTGCGGCAGCGCCAGCCAATGCGCACATCGAAGTGCGCGGCATCGCGCGCTACGTCACCCAGGCGCGCGGCGGCGAAGGCGCGGCACGCGAATTCTGCGACCTGCTGCTCACGGCCTGCGGCCAGTACCGGCACCTGCTCGACGCCGCGCGAGGCCCGAACCCATGA
- a CDS encoding KpsF/GutQ family sugar-phosphate isomerase — protein MSSRPAPAPVVDPEAILARARLTFDIEAEAVLGLKTRVGPSFVDAVRKILEVRGRVVVMGMGKSGHVGRKIAATLASTGTPAMFVHPAEASHGDLGMIKAVDLVLAISNSGEVDELTVILPVVKRQGVPLIAMTGRLESTLARHADIVIDAGVSKEACPLNLAPTASTTAQMAMGDALAVALLDARGFGSEDFARSHPGGALGRKLLTHVSDVMRSGDEVPRVPPSATIGELMRAMSIKGFGAAAVVEPDGRALGIFTDGDLRRLIEAGADLRSPKAAEVMHKDPRTIRVDALAVEAAELMEQCGITRLFVIDGVGVIVGAINTNDLMRAKVI, from the coding sequence ATGAGTTCCCGCCCCGCCCCGGCCCCCGTGGTCGACCCCGAAGCCATCCTCGCTCGGGCACGCCTCACTTTCGACATCGAAGCCGAAGCCGTCCTTGGTCTGAAGACCCGCGTCGGTCCCAGCTTTGTCGACGCCGTGCGCAAGATCCTCGAGGTGCGCGGCCGCGTGGTCGTGATGGGCATGGGCAAGAGCGGCCACGTCGGCCGCAAGATCGCCGCCACGCTCGCTTCCACCGGCACGCCGGCGATGTTCGTGCACCCGGCCGAGGCCAGTCATGGCGACCTCGGCATGATCAAGGCGGTGGACCTGGTGCTGGCCATCTCCAACAGCGGCGAGGTCGACGAACTCACCGTCATCCTGCCGGTCGTCAAGCGCCAGGGCGTGCCCCTGATCGCCATGACCGGCCGCCTCGAATCCACCCTGGCGCGCCACGCCGACATCGTGATCGACGCCGGCGTGTCCAAGGAAGCCTGCCCACTCAATCTTGCCCCCACCGCAAGCACCACCGCCCAGATGGCGATGGGTGACGCGCTGGCGGTGGCGCTGCTCGATGCGCGCGGCTTCGGTTCCGAAGACTTCGCGCGCTCGCACCCGGGCGGCGCGCTCGGACGCAAGCTGCTCACGCATGTGAGCGACGTGATGCGCTCGGGCGACGAAGTGCCGCGCGTGCCACCTTCCGCGACCATCGGCGAGCTGATGCGCGCGATGAGCATCAAGGGCTTCGGCGCCGCCGCGGTGGTCGAGCCCGACGGCCGGGCGCTGGGCATCTTCACCGATGGCGACCTGCGCCGGCTGATCGAGGCAGGCGCAGATCTGCGCTCGCCCAAGGCAGCCGAAGTGATGCACAAGGATCCGCGGACCATTCGCGTCGATGCGCTGGCCGTCGAGGCGGCCGAGCTGATGGAGCAATGCGGCATCACCCGTCTGTTCGTGATCGACGGCGTGGGCGTGATCGTTGGCGCGATCAACACCAACGACCTGATGCGCGCGAAAGTCATCTGA